The following coding sequences lie in one Arachis ipaensis cultivar K30076 chromosome B03, Araip1.1, whole genome shotgun sequence genomic window:
- the LOC107629599 gene encoding uncharacterized protein LOC107629599 isoform X4, protein MEKSPIHKLHSRQKPSPSQCSKVESAFNFVNSRVGDGDGDDSETIKLPRLLCFLNDWIQSLLFPSDKKPHADGFDAYIDIRCWEIFKFCLQESLKFHVTLNMSKNLLRPVELIARNALSLLEELSDCSGETLISDERLKLYDAALDCVSLVFSSHGGLSNENLGLWISTGKAVLELLLRMYDKNLDGSNMGDFALRFLWLVLQPFSKFLKVHPVRQSRFREFVDELLELLLHVSGELHLRVNGRSPIWTERAMKVVEEVLSHGLFHPVLVDEFLSLHGLQNYVASCDDASNDSKPAIQSYPRHLFDVLNKIITRKNAMAMGSVGLLFHSFVNSARKFKGTSVMYEVNKTMEKMNNSRQPVPGENSSSNNIGADTQNSLLNFFVLIMEPFLLEINTCLKSEVDRKLQLVDLHGVLKSISNLLASFMQEKVYVRTEDTSGGACLNFFKIIFNSLMNTSTNILSLSNYDTTNRKEMEIYTLSANEIIVSMGYLLEIEYEVVGEELVNLWCIMLSYSSINCNMVNVFDQCSLSSSIPALGCQIINLYSQLRQVRIAIVTLCKAIRLIISGEGNTEECSSRLTILSNEVHYESVEKLLSSQKFVHAVYKAVEAIPEGQVTGCIRQITEDISESLNWMKDFSPLVDAEKLQIFNLQVKLLGGGLSSLYCLVLDSVMVTEGNSNLVGVAVKELVSTLRSHLSTLVGQQGDSICNFLSSVLGGTVDGVVGKGKILKKFGRFSQWALVFFFQLFVSCRILLRQAISLMPPGLSKKVSAEVGDVTAYSAFELMERIDEIDTGYFTWIAQPSASLLVVLQYISDIYHKYGSDDSCPLTYVFQSMILQRLVDLDRNIELLKYLRKKRYRSRITALKEEAAGLTDLMMENLSCVYQSPVFESDDVACEDVIFLGTQSNRWNRGVYVANKNSLPTAIWLSLCKNVDIWGNHASKKHLKKFLSHLLHTSLRCERSSLQESALQKINECNKQFSGARHARDLFSQISSQLLSDSLLYEQKFIHRNLASIFCHALEKAVQPLFSNFANTDLNLQRSPNWLEYLSAIDKSAVVRDEDISIEEKTKSITNKSFTVCHHLLNLLCSMPYINASSFSCLVTCVFNLERLLVSALVYFWSSGHQDYFCKYLRLFVVCRKALRHVIMGFCEKTDTIQSSTDSIISEGSFPVLWLSKSLSVIVGIKEAFSAENSILFKSLICSLMDHTSYILAGIIKYQIIHGVSIDKEAGDLCEEISNDSSNENDSLLPSSQHLDSAKLEALKCLTLICKNLKEQTQSLVVLQKDVTWANERMNLPYADINRLSSGISCYIGIFGGLTSGMGQTDASSSEPKILLWKDLVELVDFLVSKLLVHNNQLPESFCDKSFEKPVNKFLLGTKHCSLESSVSKADNLSGTQDESKGTTCSTSSAIDNVSNIVSDIGKMLNSESKSYVASVLNKPLLQSFLKGSHPEVAFLLRQLLIASSFLLRLNVMEGNSSLLSSFVPTFIEISQVLLLEFTEMVEVPQESAFLLLDGVLSYLRELASFFSFMEPTSSRNVRTKLVQILMRAIGKTILLQGKRATLTFHERQSSTKTLHKASSEAYSSSEMYCFYLDEFKTRLRTSFKSYIMSPSELHLLSTIQDIERALVGVREECSMIYDLETSKNGGKCSSLVAAGIDFFDMILEFVSGRKGLKLIKRHCQGLVPALFNIIVHLKSPLIFYATSGTVASNLDPGPAILMCVEVLVTVSRKHAVFPMDVWHVGHLLHIPGVIFQDFNQLKISKASGQPDSSVILEDQIPQQVEGVNFSHVDRQFTIHLFVACCQLLCTTIRHRLSECKQCVAHLEASVAVLLNCLETVVDNESTVNKGCFSWEIDEGVKCACFLRRVFEEIRQQKDIFGRQCSLFLSNYIWVYTGYGPKRGGIRREIDEALRPGIYALIDICSVDDLQYLHTIFGEGPCRNTLASLQHDYKLNFKYEGKV, encoded by the exons ATGGAAAAATCTCCAATTCATAAACTGCATTCAAGACAAAAGCCTTCACCTTCGCAG tgcAGTAAGGTAGAATCAGCGTTCAATTTTGTGAATTCAAGagttggtgatggtgatggtgatgactCTGAAACCATAAAACTACCAAGACTACTATGTTTCCTCAATGATTGGATACAATCACTGTTGTTTCCTTCAGATAAGAAGCCTCATGCTGATGGGTTTGATGCTTATATTGACATCCGTTGTTGGGAGATATTCAAGTTCTGCTTGCAGGAGTCTTTGAAGTTTCATGTAACTTTGAACATGTCAAAGAATCTCCTGCGGCCAGTAGAGCTTATTGCCAGAAATGCTCTCTCACTCCTTGAGGAGTTGTCTGATTGTTCAGGAGAAACTTTAATATCCGATGAAAGGTTGAAGCTTTATGAtgctgctcttgattgtgtttcgTTGGTGTTTTCATCCCATGGAGGGTTGTCAAATGAAAATTTGGGCTTGTGGATTTCGACAGGGAAGGCAGTGCTTGAGCTTTTATTGCGAATGTATGACAAGAACCTTGATGGAAGCAATATGGGTGATTTTGCACTACGGTTTCTGTGGTTGGTGCTTCAGCCATTCTCCAAGTTTTTGAAGGTCCATCCAGTTAGGCAAAGTAGATTTCGTGAGTTTGTGGATGAACTCCTCGAGCTGCTGTTGCATGTTTCCGGTGAGTTGCATCTTCGGGTTAATGGAAGGAGTCCCATTTGGACGGAAAGAGCAATGAAGGTGGTGGAAGAAGTTCTTTCCCATGGACTATTTCACCCGGTGCTTGTGGATGAATTTTTAAGCTTACACGGTTTACAAAACTATGTTGCTTCATGTGATGATGCATCAAATGATTCAAAACCAGCTATTCAGAGTTATCCTAGACATTTATTTGATGtactaaacaaaattataaccaGAAAGAATGCTATGGCAATGGGTAGTGTAGGTTTGTTATTTCACTCATTTGTTAATTCGGCAAGAAAATTCAAAGGAACTTCAGTGATGTATGAAGTGAACAAGACAATGGAGAAAATGAATAATTCAAGGCAACCCGTACCTGGAGAAAATAGCAGCTCAAATAACATTGGTGCGGACACTCAAAATTCACTTCTTAACTTTTTTGTACTAATCATGGAGCCGTTTTTGCTTGAGATCAATACTTGTCTCAAAAGTGAAGTTGATAGGAAACTCCAGTTGGTGGATCTTCATGGTGTACTCAAATCTATCAGTAATTTGCTTGCTAGTTTTATGCAAGAGAAGGTGTATGTGAGAACAGAGGACACTTCTGGAGGAGCCTGTCTTAATTTCTTCAAGATTATATTTAATTCCCTGATGAATACTTCCACTAACATTCTCAGCCTGTCAAACTATGATACAACCAACAGGAAGGAGATGGAAATATATACTTTATCAGCTAATGAGATAATAGTTTCTATGGGATATCTTCTGGAGATTGAATATGAGGTTGTTGGAGAAGAGTTGGTGAATTTATGGTGCATTATGTTGTCATACTCTTCCATCAATTGCAACATGGTGAATGTCTTTGACCAATGTTCATTATCTTCGAGTATACCTGCTCTGGGTTGCCAAATAATTAACCTCTACAGTCAACTACGCCAG GTGAGAATTGCAATTGTAACATTGTGCAAAGCAATAAGGCTTATTATATCTGGTGAGGGTAATACTGAGGAATGTTCTTCTAGGTTGACAATTCTGTCTAATGAAGTTCATTATGAATCAGTTGAGAAGCTGTTATCTTCACAGAAGTTTGTCCATGCAGTTTATAAGGCTGTTGAAGCTATTCCAGAAGGGCAAGTGACTGGATGTATTAGACAGATAACAGAAGATATATCAGAATCACTTAATTGGATGAAGGATTTCTCTCCATTGGTTGATGCTGAAAAATTGCAAATTTTTAATCTGCAAGTGAAACTTTTGGGTGGAGGCCTGTCCAGTTTGTATTGTTTAGTGCTTGATTCAGTGATGGTTACTGAGGGTAACAGCAATCTTGTTGGAGTGGCTGTAAAAGAATTAGTGTCAACATTGCGTTCACACTTGAGTACTCTTGTTGGACAGCAAGGAGATTCCATCTGCAATTTCCTTTCATCTGTCTTGGGAGGAACTGTTGATGGGGTGGTTGGAAAGGGAAAGATTTTGAAGAAGTTTGGTAGGTTCAGCCAATGggcccttgtgttcttctttcaGTTGTTTGTGTCCTGCCGAATCTTACTTAGGCAGGCAATTAGCCTTATGCCACCTGGTTTATCAAAGAAAGTTTCTGCTGAGGTGGGGGATGTCACAGCATATTCCGCCTTTGAGTTGATGGAGAGGATTGATGAGATAGACACTGGCTATTTTACTTGGATTGCTCAGCCTTCTGCTTCCCTCCTTGTTGTTTTGCAATATATTTCAGACATATATCACAAGTATGGTTCAGATGATTCTTGTCCTCTTACATATGTATTTCAATCAATGATTCTTCAGAGGCTTGTTGATTTGGATAGGAATATTGAACTGCTCAAGTATTTGCGGAAGAAACGTTACAGATCCCGAATCACAGCATTGAAGGAAGAGGCAGCTGGACTTACTGATCTTATGATGGAAAACTTATCATGTGTATATCAATCCCCAGTCTTTGAATCTGATGATGTAGCTTGTGAGGATGTAATTTTCCTGGGTACACAAAGCAACAGATGGAATCGAGGAGTTTATGTTGCCAACAAAAATTCATTGCCAACAGCCATTTGGTTGAGTCTTTGCAAAAATGTTGATATATGGGGCAATCATGCTTCCAAGAAGCATTTGAAAAAGTTCTTATCACATTTACTTCATACTTCTCTTCGCTGTGAAAGAAGCAGTTTGCAGGAGTCAGCACTGCAAAAGATCAATGAGTGTAACAAGCAGTTTTCAGGAGCCAGGCATGCAAGAGATCTTTTCTCACAAATATCGTCCCAACTTCTAAGTGATTCACTTTTATATGAACAGAAA TTTATCCACAGGAATCTGGCTTCAATATTTTGCCATGCCTTAGAGAAAGCTGTACAGCCGTTATTTAGTAATTTTGCAAATACTGATCTCAATCTTCAGAGATCACCTAATTGGCTTGAGTATTTGAGTGCTATTGACAAGTCGGCTGTGGTTCGTGATGAAGATATCAGCATAGAAGAAAAGACCAAATCTATTACCAACAAAAGTTTCACAGTTTGCCACCATTTGCTCAATCTATTGTGTTCAATGCCGTATATAAATGCAAGTTCATTTTCATGCCTTGTGACTTGTGTTTTCAACCTTGAAAG GCTTCTTGTCAGTGCCTTAGTATATTTTTGGAGCTCAGGGCACCAGGATTATTTTTGTAAGTATTTGAGATTATTTGTAGTTTGCAGGAAGGCCTTAAGGCATGTAATAATGGGATTTTGTGAGAAGACAGACACTATCCAATCGTCAACAGACTCAATTATTTCTGAAGGTTCATTTCCTGTTTTGTGGCTTTCAAAGTCATTATCTGTGATTGTTGGAATTAAAGAAGCCTTCTCAGCAGAAAATTCTATTCTATTTAAATCTCTGATCTGTTCTTTAATGGATCACACATCGTACATATTGGCGGGgataataaaatatcaaattattcATGGAGTTTCCATTGATAAAGAAGCTGGGGATCTTTGTGAAGAGATCTCCAATGATTCTAGCAATGAAAATGATTCTTTGCTTCCATCTTCTCAGCATCTAGATTCCGCCAAGCTTGAGGCATTGAAATGCTTAACCCTTATTTGTAAGAATTTGAAAGAGCAGACACAAAGCTTGGTTGTTTTGCAGAAGGATGTTACTTGGGCCAATGAGCGAATGAATCTTCCTTATGCGGATATAAATAGATTGTCTTCTGGAATTTCTTGCTATATTGGAATTTTTGGGGGACTCACATCTGGCATGGGCCAAACAGATGCAAGTAGTAGTGAACCTAAAATATTGTTGTGGAAAGATCTTGTGGAGCTTGTTGATTTTCTTGTAAGCAAATTGCTTGTCCACAATAATCAACTCCCAGAAAGTTTTTGTGACAAAAGTTTTGAGAAACCAGTCAACAAATTTTTGTTGGGTACAAAACATTGTTCACTTGAAAGCTCAGTTTCCAAGGCTGATAACTTATCTGGTACACAAGATGAATCTAAAGGCACGACTTGTTCCACTTCATCAGCAATTGATAATGTCTCTAATATTGTTAGTGATATTGGAAAGATGTTGAACTCAGAAAGTAAAAGCTATGTTGCCAGTGTTTTGAATAAGCCTTTGTTACAAAGCTTTCTAAAAGGTAGTCATCCTGAAGTAGCATTTTTACTTAGGCAACTTTTAATTGCCTCCTCATTTCTTTTGAGGCTAAATGTGATGGAAGGCAATTCTTCTTTGCTTTCAAGTTTTGTACCTACTTTCATTGAAATTTCACAAGTCCTGTTGTTAGAATTTACTGAGATGGTCGAAGTTCCACAAGAATCGGCTTTTCTATTGTTAGATGGTGTTCTGAGCTATCTGAGAGAATTAGCCAGTTTTTTCTCCTTCATGGAACCAACCTCATCTAGAAATGTTCGTACAAAATTGGTACAGATTCTTATGAGGGCAATTGGGAAGACCATATTGCTGCAAGGAAAAAGGGCAACGCTAACGTTTCATGAAAGACAGTCAAGCACCAAGACACTTCATAAAGCATCATCTGAAGCATATTCTTCTAGTGAAATGTACTGCTTTTACTTGGATGAATTTAAAACTAGGCTTCGCACATCATTCAAATCATATATTATGAGCCCATCAGAGTTGCATCTTTTATCTACTATACAGGACATTGAGAGAGCTCTGGTTGGAGTACGAGAAGAATGTTCCATGATCTATGACTTAGAAACCAGTAAAAATGGTGGAAAATGTTCGTCACTTGTTGCAGCTGGAATTGATTTCTTTGATATGATTCTTGAATTTGTTTCAG GTCGGAAAGGCTTGAAGCTGATTAAAAGACACTGTCAGGGCTTAGTACCTGCTCTTTTCAACATTATTGTGCATTTGAAGAGCCCGCTTATTTTTTATGCGACATCTGGAACAGTTGCCAGCAACCTGGATCCAGGTCCAGCCATACTTATGTGTGTTGAAGTGCTCGTTacagtttcaaggaaacatgctgtATTTCCCATGGATGTGTGGCATGTAGGTCACTTGTTACATATTCCAGGTGTAATCTTTCAGGATTTCAATCAGCTCAAAATTTCTAAAGCTTCCGGTCAACCAGATTCCTCAGTGATTTTGGAAGACCAAATTCCTCAGCAAGTAGAGGGAGTGAACTTCTCTCATGTAGATCGGCAGTTTACGATTCACCTATTTGTTGCCTGTTGTCAGCTATTGTGTACCACAATTAGGCATCGCCTGAG TGAGTGCAAGCAGTGTGTTGCCCATCTTGAAGCTTCTGTTGCTGTTCTTCTTAATTGTTTGGAGACAGTAGTGGATAATGAATCAACAGTAAACAAAGGTTGCTTTTCATGGGAAATTGATGAGGGAGTGAAATGTGCTTGTTTTCTGCGAAGGGTATTTGAAGAG ATAAGACAGCAAAAAGATATATTCGGCCGGCAATGTTCTCTGTTCTTATCCAACTATATATGGGTTTACACAGGTtatggtccaaaaagaggtggcATCAGAAG AGAAATTGATGAAGCTCTAAGACCCGGTATCTATGCTTTGATAGATATTTGTTCAGTTGATGATCTTCAATATCTTCATACTATTTTTGGGG AGGGACCTTGCAGAAATACCCTAGCAAGTCTACAACATGATTACAAACTCAATTTCAAATATGAGGGAAAAGTTTAA